Proteins encoded in a region of the Salminus brasiliensis chromosome 2, fSalBra1.hap2, whole genome shotgun sequence genome:
- the lingo1a gene encoding leucine-rich repeat and immunoglobulin-like domain-containing nogo receptor-interacting protein 1 gives MVAGEASGHSYLVACWQPILILMLGTVLSGSTTGCPSRCECNAQERSVVCHRKKLMSVPEGIPSETRMLDLSKNRIKTINPEEFSGFPNLEELELNENTISTIEPGAFNNLYGLRTLGLRSNKLKLIQLGVFTGLSNLTRLDISENKIVILLDYMFQDLYNLRSLEVGDNDLVFISHRAFHGLSSLEHLTLEKCNLTSVPTEAFTHLHSLNTLRLRNLNINNIRDYSFKRLYRLKVLEIANWPYLDTMTTNCLYGLNLTSLTITSANLTSIPYVALRHLVYLRFLNMSYNPIVIIEGNKLHDLLRLQEFHLVGGRLAMIEPYSFRGLNYLKILNVSGNSLTTLEESVFHSVGNLETLVLYDNPLACDCRLLWIFRRRWRLNFNRQQPTCASPEFVQGKEFKDFPDILQPNYFTCRKSRIRDRKAQQKFVDEGTTVHFVCQADGDPAPVIMWLSPQKQYITTKTIGRLTVFPDGTLEVRYAQIQDNGTYVCIASNAGGNDTALAHLHVHSYSPDWPNQPNKTFAFISNLPNDSGANGTKTTVPFPFDIKTLIIATTMGFISFLGVVLFCLVLLFLWSRGKGNTKHNIEIEYVPRKSDAGISSSTADAPRKFNMKMI, from the coding sequence ATGGTGGCAGGGGAAGCGAGCGGGCACAGCTACCTGGTGGCGTGCTGGCAGCCCATCCTAATTTTGATGCTGGGCACTGTGCTGTCCGGCTCTACCACTGGCTGCCCGTCCCGCTGTGAGTGCAATGCCCAGGAGCGCTCCGTTGTGTGCCACCGCAAAAAGCTGATGTCAGTTCCTGAAGGGATCCCTTCCGAGACACGAATGCTCGACCTCAGCAAGAACCGCATCAAAACTATCAACCCAGAGGAGTTCTCTGGCTTTCCCAACCTGGAAGAGCTAGAGCTGAATGAGAACACCATCTCCACCATCGAGCCTGGAGCATTTAACAACCTATATGGCCTGCGGACTCTTGGGCTGCGCAGCAACAAGCTGAAGCTTATCCAGCTGGGTGTATTCACAGGCCTCAGTAACCTCACCCGGCTGGACATCAGCGAGAATAAGATAGTCATCCTGCTGGACTACATGTTCCAGGATCTGTATAACCTGCGGTCTCTGGAAGTGGGGGATAATGACCTGGTGTTTATATCTCACCGAGCGTTCCATGGCCTTAGCAGCCTGGAACACCTGACGCTGGAAAAGTGCAACCTGACCTCTGTACCCACGGAGGCCTTTACGCACCTGCACAGCCTCAACACTCTGCGTCTGCGCAACCTAAACATCAACAACATCAGAGACTACTCCTTTAAACGTCTCTACCGACTCAAAGTCCTGGAGATTGCTAACTGGCCCTATCTGGATACTATGACCACCAACTGCTTGTACGGGTTGAACCTTACGTCCCTAACGATCACCAGCGCAAATCTGACTTCAATCCCGTACGTGGCTCTTCGTCACCTGGTTTACCTGCGATTTCTGAACATGTCCTACAACCCCATCGTTATAATAGAGGGGAACAAGCTGCATGACCTGCTCAGACTGCAAGAGTTTCACCTGGTGGGTGGCAGGCTGGCTATGATAGAGCCGTACTCTTTCAGAGGACTCAATTACCTAAAGATCTTGAATGTGTCTGGGAATTCTTTAACCACTCTGGAGGAATCAGTCTTCCACTCGGTGGGGAACCTGGAGACACTAGTGCTGTACGATAATCCTCTGGCATGCGACTGTAGGCTTCTCTGGATCTTCCGGCGCCGCTGGAGGCTCAACTTCAACCGGCAGCAGCCCACATGCGCCTCGCCCGAGTTCGTCCAGGGCAAGGAGTTCAAGGACTTCCCAGACATCCTGCAGCCAAATTATTTCACATGTCGCAAGTCCAGGATCCGGGACCGCAAAGCCCAGCAGAAGTTTGTGGATGAGGGAACTACGGTGCACTTTGTGTGCCAGGCGGATGGAGATCCAGCACCGGTCATCATGTGGCTTTCCCCACAGAAGCAGTACATCACTACGAAAACGATAGGAAGGCTTACTGTGTTTCCCGATGGCACTCTAGAGGTACGCTATGCTCAGATCCAGGACAATGGCACATACGTGTGTATTGCAAGTAACGCAGGTGGAAATGACACTGCTCTTGCCCATCTCCACGTCCACAGCTATTCTCCTGACTGGCCCAACCAGCCCAACAAAACCTTCGCGTTCATCTCCAATCTGCCCAATGACAGCGGAGCCAATGGGACGAAAACAACAGTCCCGTTCCCCTTCGACATCAAGACCCTTATCATTGCGACCACCATGGGCTTCATTTCCTTCCTTGGCGTGGTATTATTCTGCCTGGTGCTGCTGTTTTTGTGGAGCAGGGGTAAAGGGAACACCAAACACAACATCGAGATCGAATACGTACCGCGTAAGTCAGATGCAGGGATAAGCAGCAGTACTGCCGATGCTCCTCGCAAGTTTAACATGAAAATGATTTAA